The region GGGTCAACAGAGTGAAGTGCAAAGTCGAGGGAGGCCACGCAAATGCTAAGTTTTCAGGTTATCAAGACAGCTTATACCTACAACACAATCCTTGGAAGGACATGAATTCATGCGTTTAAGGTTGTGGCTTCAACCTATCAAATGGTGTTCAAGTTCCCAACTAAAAATGGAGTCATAAATAAAAGAGGAGACATAAACTGGTTCTAAGCTACTATGTGGCCGCGCTAAGGCTTGATGGAGCCGGGGCAGGTCCTTCTAATAGAAGACATTGATGTTTACGAGAATGAAGAACATCGAGGGAAGCCAGATGAGGAATTAGTCCCAATTTCCCTAGATTCGTTAGACCCGAATAAGGTCGCATACATTAAAGCGTCCATGAAAAATCCCTTGAAGGGACGATTGCCAAAGTTCTTCCAAGAGAACAACGATGTATTTTCTTGGATAGCAGCTTAAATGCATGAGATCGACCCCAACCTTATAACTCATAAGTTGAACGTCGATCAACCTCGAAAGGCGGTCTAACAGAAGAAGAAAACTTATGCCCCCGACATGCTGGATGCCAATAAGCCGAATTCGTCAAGCAAGTTCATTTCCCAAAATGGTTATCCAAACCCGTGTTGGtcaagaaggccaatggaaagtggagaatgtgaaTCGACTTAACTGATCTGAATTATGCATGTCCTGAAGACTGCTACCTACCAAGGATTGACACTTTGATCGATGCCACTGttgggtatgatatgttaagcTTTATGGATGGCTTCAGTAATTacaattaaattaaaattttcataGACGAAACCCATAAGATTGGTGAATATGATCTTCGCCTACCTAATTGGGAAAACCATGAAGGTCTATATTGATGATATGTTAGTCAAAAGCCATGGCCGACCATATTAATCACCTCATAGAGGTATTTGAAGTGCTGAGacaccataagatgatgttaaaccctgCCAAGTGTGCCTTTGACATTTGGTTTGAAAAACTTTTGGGTCACATAGTCTCGAAAAGAgaaatcgaggccaatcccgataaaattaAATTCATCCTGCACATGGAGCCACCACAATTCATAAAGGACGTTCAAAAGATGGTTGGATGAATTATATCTTTGAGAAGGTTGATCTCCGATTTATGAGACAAATGCCTACCCTTTTTCAAAACCATGAAGAAGGTGAAGAAATTTGAGTGGACAACTGAGAGCCAAGAGTCATTTGAACAGCTAAAAAAATATATGACTGAAGCCCCGTTATTGGCCTTTGAGCAGTGAGTGTCGTCCTAATAAAGAAAGAATAGAAGGTTCAAAAGCCTGTCGAGCAAGGTGCTCCATGGAGTGGAGTTGAACTACTCAACCACTGAGAAGTTTGCACTTGCCCTGACAACAGCCTCAAGAAAGTTTCAACCATACTTCCAGGCACACAAAATCGAAGTCTTGACGGACCAACCTTTGAGGAACATCCTTTACAGCCCGAAAGCCGGTGAAAGGCTCATCAAGTGAGCAATTGAGTTGGGCAAATTTGACATCACGTACAAGCCTTGAACAACCATCAAGGGTCAGGAAATTGAGTTGGGCGAAGTCTTGACTCTGAAAGAGTATTGAGTTCTCTATTTTGATGAAACGTCCAAAACAAAATCTACTGGTGTAGTCTTGGTCTTACAAAGAACCGATGGGTCGAGTACGCTTTAAAGTTGGACTTCCCAACAACAAATAACGAAGTAGAGTATAAATCTTTGATAGCTGGTCTAGGCTTAGCTAGAGCTGTAAGGGCCAAGAATCTCAAGGTTTGTAGTTGCCCAAGTCAATGGAGAGTTCGAGGCCAAAGATGATATAATGGCCAAGTACCTGAGAGTCGTGAAGGGAATAttgactcagttcgatgaatggtACGCATAACATGTTCCGAGAGAGTAAAACACTACGTCTAATGTCCTATCTAAGTTTGCCTCGTCCGAGATCGAAAACTATCCGAGAAGTATCTACTTCCAAGTTTCGAGGACCCCCAGAATCTATCATAAATTTGATAGCACTAATTGGCGTATCAAGCTGttggattgatcccatcaaagCTCACCTCGAAACAGGATGGCTCCCCGATGATGCCCAGGAGGCATGTAAGTTTTCGGTGAGAGCACTAAAATATTCATTAATTGAAGGCGTTCTGTACGGAAGGTCTTTCGTCATTCCATACTTAAAGTGTTTGAGACCTCTTGAAGCAGAGACGCAGTTAGGGAAGTCCATGAAGGGATTTGTGGACATCACTTCAGGAGCAGAGCCCACGCTCAGAAGATAACCCGATTGGGATTCTACTAGACAACAATTTTGTCCGGTTTAAAGGCTATATAAAGAAGTGCAACGGATTTCAGAGGCACGCTCCTATAGTCATACAACCCCAGGAGAGGCTAACTTCGATCAACCCTCCTATCCCTTTTGCAATGTGGGGAATGAATATATATGGTCCTTTTTTTCTGAAGCATCAGGACAACAAAAATTCATCGTAGTAGTTATAGACTACTTCAAGAAATGGATTAAGGGTAAGACATTAGCCAAGATAACCACCGAATAGATTGCACAATTTTTTCGGAAAATGtgatatatatatcgatttggAATCCCACGTATCCTTGTTACGGATAATGAGCGATAATTTTACAATGAAGATTTCAAGGAGCATTGTAATGACAACAACTCTGTCATCATCTTGGATCTTCTTCCTCGACATAAGTTGTTGAATCTGCCCATAGAGAGGTCCCTGAGACCCGAGACTCATATAAGAGGGAGCCTTCCCCTTTGAGCCAAAGCTTCTATGACTTGAGCTTGATTCAGAGCGATAAAAAATGACCTTAAGGCCGGAGCCGGATGCTTGGCCAAGATTGGCAACTTTAGGCACAACCCATGGGCTTGGAAAATCTGCATGATTCACCGCACCAGAATATAACCCATGGATAGCACCAACGGCCTTATCTCAGCCAAGTGACATGTTCACAGAATGCATCATATCATTATGTGTGTTCATGAGCTTGAGGAAGTCTTTAGACCGCTGATAGATATTAATGAGCTTGTTCCACTACAAATGTTTCTTCTTCATAATGCTTGAGTATTTATTTTGATAAGAGAAAGCCTGATCCTCAACCATGATGGTCTGTGCCTCCCAATCTTTGGCATCTTACTCAAACTTGTTTTTTGCTCTCTCTAAGGTAAGGTTCTCATTTTCCGAGGCATGGCTTTGTATGTTTGAGATTGCAAGTTAAGCATTAGCCTGAAAAAAGTAGGCGTGAAATGAGAAGTTAGTAAGGAAAATTATAAATTGGTCGACTAAACAAGGCCGAGTAGGCTCCAAGAGAAGCCTTTGACCGAATAGACAAGGCCGAGTATGCTCCCAGTGAAGCCTTTGGTCGACGAGGCAAGGCCGGGTAGGCTACTGATGAACCTTGAGAAGACTAGAAAAGTCTGACTAGAGAAATGAACTAATAAAGTTTTACTTAAAAGACGTGCTCACCTGATACAAGGCATGAGCTCCCATCATCTGCAGCTCCAGAAGCTTTTCGGTCGCTGAGACATGAATGAGGTCGGGCGGAGTGATGGAACACTTAGACCAATCCAAAGCGAGACGTAGACTTTTGAAAACAGAGTCTTGGGCACCGATACCCCACGATGGCTCTTGAACGGAATTTTCGAACTCCGTCATAAAATAATGATCATCATCCAAACATTTGCATACAGCTGATAAGGGTGAACTTTGATATCTGCTAACAAACAATGGGATGGACCAGGAACCTCAACCTAGCTTAGAGGTATCCTTCAAAGACACATAGCTTTACCTGATCCTATTTACATGTTTAAAAACTGGCTCAAGAACTTTAACTCAACTTGGAAAGCTATATTTTTTCTTGAGCTTACTCTCATCCGACTTACTCATCTTACATGAATGATAAAAGGAGTCGGGATTCGTGTTGTTTGAGGATGTATCTGTCGTCTCATCCAACGAATTATTCAGAATATCAAAGAAATGATTAAGAAACAAAGGCACGATAGGAACTCTAACTTTAGTAGACCTCCCCTTGCCTCGTTTGGCCATCATCTCAGCCACGAAGACTGAAGATGGTTGAACATTTTCAGACATCGACGAAAATTATAATCGAAAATGGCTTATGGATTGAAAACTTTTAGAGAGTTTGACATAAAGAAATTCTATATGAAGTTAAAGGCACATCACAAACACGAACGACGTAGTTCATGTTCGAAGCCCGTCATGAACATGATTAAGACATGTTGTCCAAAAACTCAAGGTTTAATCTTGGTCACCTATTAATTGCGTTATTCGTCAATATTAGTAATAAGATGAAGTACAAAACTCAAGATTCGAGTTATTGGCCAACCACAGCCACTCAGAACTTCCTTGGACACGACCAAAGGTCTTCGGAGGACTAAGGGGGAGTAACCTCCCGGAAAGGCCTTAGGTCGAATAAAAATGACCAAGTAGGCTCCCGGGAGGGACTTTGGCCAAGTAGAAGTCTCGGCATACTATAACGCACTTGACCATGAACAAAAACTACCGGAAATGTAGGTTTACCTGAGTTGGCTCATAAAGGAGGCTTTTCAGTCGACTAGGTGCCCTGCTCCATGACCAAAAACTCCCGAAATAGTAGGTTCGACCGAGTAAGCTTAAAAGGAGGCGAACTCCACGAACTCCTGAAATAGTAGACTTCCCCGAGTAGGCTGATTGGGGAACTCTTCAGCCGACTAGAACGCCGACTCCATGTACTCCCGAAAGAGTAGACTTCACCGAGTAGGCTCATTGGGAGGTTTTTCCGCCGACTAGGATGCTTACTCGGCCTACTTCCGGAAGAGTAGTTCTTTCCGCGTGGCTCGTTGGGAGGATTTTCAGCCAACTAGGGCGCCTACTCCGCGTACTTCCGGAAGAGTAGACCTCACTGAGTAGGCTAATTGGAAGGTTCTTCAGTCGAGTAGGACGTCTACTCCGCGTACTCCCGAAAGAATAGACCTCTTTGAGTAGGCTCATTGAGAGGCTTTTCAGCTGACTAGGACACTTACTCCGCAAGCTCCCATACGAGTAGACCTCGTCGAGTAGGCTCATTGGGAGGATTTCAACCGACTAGGATGCCTACTCCACGAGCTCCCAGAGGGGTAGCACAGCCGAGTACCCCCCTGGACCCCCAACTGAGTAGCCTACGAGGGAGCTCCTCGACCGAGTAGGCTACCATGGAAAAAAATATTTGTCAATCACAAATGAGGCACCCGAAGCAGCCCAGGCTGACCAGGAACCCGCAGTGGCCCCTGCCGATCAGAGCCGTCCGAAAAGGCACATGGGTAGAACCCTGGCCAAGTAGCCCCGACTAACAAGGCGCCCGCGGCAGCCCGAGCCAACCAGAGCCGGTCAAGTAGGCACCCGGGAAGGGTCCCGACCGAGTAGCCACGTCTGACCAGGTACCCCCTGTAGCCCCGGCCGACCAGGAGGCCGCAGCAGCCCCCCGACCAGGCCGACCGCTCAGAGCCAACCTTAGACACGATTCCGGTCGCCGATAATTTGGTCCGAAATGTAATTTTTCATATTTTTAGATTAGCCCCGATTATGGTCGATTAACATATTTTAGTCTATATTTAGCCTACATTAAATTTAATTAACTTATACAAAGAATTAGCCCTTCAATTAGGGAAAATTAGCAACTTACATGCCACGATTAGATCCGGTTAGGGCCGGTTAGCCgcgattaaggccaattagcaTAATATAGTTTATAATTAGCCTCTATTAAGATTAATTAACTACTTACTCTCAATAATTAGCCCCGATCAGGGCTAATTAGTTTCGATTAAGGCAGATTAGTAGCTTTGACCCTATAATTAACCATGGTTAAAGTTTAAAGGTGACCAACGTTCATTAGGGCATGTTAGTATCAAATGCTATTCAATTAACCATCACAAAGGCCCAAAGTGTGAAAGATCACTTAAAATATATAAGTCACTAtgaatgtgtaggtcgctccacgcTTCATAACATGACCGAACCCAAGAAGGGACAAAATAACTCTCGAGTCACAATTAGATcattataacttccacgaaaGCTCAAGAAGTTTCCCGAAAGTTGGGGGCAAACGATATGGATGAAAAGTAATCCCTAATAATGCTAAAATAATTATGTTCAAAGTTGACTTAAAAGTCCGTATTCAAAACTCATGAACACCACGACCAAAGGGGGCGGTGGCCTCCACGACCCACCAAAGTGGGTCGTGGGTCGTGGCGGTCACGACCTAAAGTGAGTCATGACGACTAAAGTGGGTCACGGCGACAACGCCCCAGAGTGGGTCGCGGCGAAAACGACCCACAGTGGGTCGTGGCGACCACGGCCCAAAGTCAGTTATGTATTAGGCTCGCCGAGGTGACCTAAAAACGAAGTCCCCGACGACCCAAAAAACGTCCAACATGGAAACGGACTCCTACAAGGAAGGATCTAGAATCCACCGTATTAAGTAGTCATACTTACTATCTAAGTTGGAGatttgtccaccaagtctcctaaccctaagTCTAACCATAGACTTGACATCTTTCTAAAGGGTcctacccctcaacctagaactataTTTTGGCTTAATCCTCGAATAAGGACATACAAGCCACTCCGTCCTTAGCGTGCCCTCGTCGCCATTGCCTCGAGGGCATCATCAATAACCACATTTTTGGCTTGATCTTCTACAATACAGAGATATGTATGCACTTTATGAGAACCGTTTAGTCTCGAACACAAATGCAGCCATTAAAATTCGAAACTCACAAAACCTATCATTAAAGACAACAGAAATATAGATAGAAATATTAATCAAATTGGTCTGTACGGGTCCCATCCGAGTCCAATTCGATTTTTTTAGATGTCGTCCGGCCCCGAGACCGAATCTAGTAGGTCTAGCCCTCGGTCCAAGAATTCAAAAATATCCGTATTCGATCGGATCCAGTCTTTTAACCTTTGTACAACCCTAAATTGTTCTCTTTCCATCCTAGCGAATTCTTTACGATTTTTTATTTGGAACGTCCATCATTTATTTGTTGGGTTTTAATTAAATcatgtttatttatttaataatttttttgtttaatttCTGTAACAGCTCAGGACTTggtagagatgcacaaaaggcccaccgggCCGGGCCGACTTGGTCATGTTGTCAGCTGAGATAATTTAGGAAGTGGGAAAATAACTGTTAGGTGGTAGCTTGTTTTTAGGAGGTTTGGCCCTGGTTTTTTGCTTTACATCTGTATGCAGGTGTATTTAGTTCTGGAACTTACATTTTGAATAATAACACGTTCAGTGCAGACAACTTTGTTTTACAGTTTCACATAAGTACTCAGAATCTTAGTTTGTAATTTGATACTGACCAacaatctggtatcagagcttaagGGGATCAGTAGTGTATGCCAAAGTACATGCCTAAGGGGGTCATGATGGAGACTGGTAAAACGAAAGAGGGGGTGATCGGGCTGAGTTATCCTATGTTGAACAGGGGAAACCATACGCCTTGGTCGATTAAAATGAGAGTGTATATGCTAGCACAAGGTGTGTGGTCTGTTGTGGAGAGTGCAGATCCAAAGGCGGTAGTCGAGGAGAAGAAGGATAACATGGCTCTGGATGCCAATTATCAAGGTATCCCGGAGGACATTCTTTTGTCCGTTGCAGAGAAGAAAATGGCGAAAGAAGCGTGAGAAGCCATTAAAACAACGTGCTTAGGAGCTGAACGTGTGAAAAAGGCAAAGATACAAACTCTAAAGGCAGAGTTTGAATCACTGAGTATGAAGGAAACAGAGGCACTGGATGATTTTTGTATGAAACTCAATGGGTTGGTGACAACCATTCGAGCTCTAGGAGAAGAAATACAAGAGGCCTATGTGGTAAAAAAGCTGCTACGGGCGGTACCTAGTAAATTCCTTCAAATTGCTTCTACAATCGAGCAATTTGAAAACCTGGAGACTATGACTGTAGAGGAGACAATCGGGTTTCTTAAGGCACGTGAAGAGAGACTCAGGGGACAGAGTGATGCTAGTGGTGGACAATTATTGTTAACAGCTGAGGAGTGGTCAAAAAAGGAAAAGGATGACACAAAACTGCTTCTTACAAGTGAAGAATGGTTAAAAAGACGTGGGAAAAGTGGAGTTGAGGGGCACACAAGTCCAAAGGGTCGAAACAACAGAGTTGTTGTGCGTGGAGTACGTGGCAAGAGTAAGGTACGTTATTTTAACTGCCTTGGTTACGGACACTATGCTGTGGAATGCAAGAAACCGTGTAAACGTCAACAAAAGGAG is a window of Apium graveolens cultivar Ventura chromosome 11, ASM990537v1, whole genome shotgun sequence DNA encoding:
- the LOC141695273 gene encoding uncharacterized protein LOC141695273, whose translation is METGKTKEGVIGLSYPMLNRGNHTPWSIKMRVYMLAQGVWSVVESADPKAVVEEKKDNMALDANYQGAERVKKAKIQTLKAEFESLSMKETEALDDFCMKLNGLVTTIRALGEEIQEAYVVKKLLRAVPSKFLQIASTIEQFENLETMTVEETIGFLKAREERLRGQSDASGGQLLLTAEEWSKKEKDDTKLLLTSEEWLKRRGKSGVEGHTSPKGRNNRVVVRGVRGKSKVRYFNCLGYGHYAVECKKPCKRQQKEEANLAQMQDDEPALLVT